The following proteins come from a genomic window of Ornithinimicrobium cryptoxanthini:
- the hisD gene encoding histidinol dehydrogenase — MRTVVWAELAEAERADLLSRGTAVAGPQVTAGVAEILAGVRERGDAALDEYGARFDPVPAESVVVAPEEIAEAVRGLTPELGEAITVAADTIRTFHEGGMASDYEVETAPGVNCARVIRPIRRVGLYVPAGSAPLPSTALMLGVPAQLAGCPEIVLCTPPGPDGRADATVLAAAAECGISQVFVIGGAQAIAAMAYGTASVPRCDKIFGPGNAWVTEAKRQVSTAEGGPGIDLPAGPSEVVVIADAGADPEFVAADLLSQAEHGPDSQVLLLTDDAVLAQAVGEQLEAQLVDLPRAETAAKALGASAVVITSDLDEALTISNDYAPEHLILALREPSTWVDRVERAGSVFLGDWAPETLGDYCSGTNHVLPTAGAARWTGGVNVASFQIAMTVQRVTPAGLAALAATAVELSAAEGLLGHQAAVTRRLARARGTDREGNS, encoded by the coding sequence ATGAGGACCGTGGTCTGGGCAGAGCTGGCTGAGGCCGAGCGCGCCGACCTGCTCTCGCGGGGGACTGCTGTGGCCGGCCCGCAGGTCACCGCCGGGGTCGCCGAGATCCTCGCCGGTGTGCGCGAGCGTGGAGATGCCGCGCTGGACGAGTATGGCGCGCGCTTCGACCCCGTCCCCGCCGAGTCAGTGGTGGTCGCACCCGAGGAGATCGCCGAGGCGGTCCGGGGCCTGACGCCCGAGCTGGGCGAGGCCATCACCGTGGCGGCAGACACCATCCGGACCTTCCACGAGGGCGGGATGGCCAGCGACTATGAGGTCGAGACGGCTCCGGGCGTGAACTGCGCCAGAGTGATCCGGCCGATCCGCCGGGTGGGCCTCTATGTCCCGGCCGGCTCCGCGCCGCTGCCGTCGACAGCGCTGATGCTCGGTGTCCCGGCGCAGCTCGCCGGATGCCCTGAGATCGTGCTGTGCACCCCTCCGGGACCGGACGGGCGGGCCGATGCGACCGTGCTGGCCGCGGCTGCCGAGTGCGGCATCAGCCAGGTCTTCGTGATCGGCGGGGCACAGGCGATCGCCGCCATGGCCTATGGCACTGCCTCGGTCCCGCGCTGCGACAAGATCTTCGGCCCGGGCAACGCCTGGGTCACCGAGGCCAAGCGGCAGGTCAGCACCGCCGAGGGAGGACCGGGCATCGACCTGCCTGCCGGGCCCTCGGAGGTCGTCGTCATCGCTGACGCCGGGGCTGACCCCGAGTTTGTCGCGGCCGACCTGCTCTCGCAGGCGGAGCACGGCCCGGACTCGCAGGTGCTCCTGCTCACCGACGACGCTGTGCTGGCGCAGGCGGTCGGCGAGCAGCTGGAGGCCCAGCTGGTGGACCTCCCGCGCGCCGAGACCGCGGCAAAGGCACTGGGGGCCAGTGCGGTCGTGATCACCAGCGACCTGGACGAGGCCCTCACCATCAGCAACGACTATGCGCCGGAGCACCTGATCCTCGCGCTGCGCGAGCCGTCGACCTGGGTGGACCGCGTCGAGCGCGCCGGATCGGTCTTCCTGGGGGACTGGGCACCAGAGACCCTGGGCGACTACTGCAGCGGGACCAACCACGTCCTGCCCACGGCCGGCGCGGCGCGGTGGACCGGTGGCGTCAATGTCGCGAGCTTCCAGATCGCGATGACCGTGCAACGTGTCACGCCGGCCGGCCTGGCAGCACTGGCCGCGACGGCGGTGGAGCTATCCGCTGCCGAGGGACTCCTCGGGCACCAGGCGGCCGTCACCCGCCGCCTGGCCCGCGCCCGGGGCACGGACCGTGAGGGGAACTCATGA
- a CDS encoding YerC/YecD family TrpR-related protein yields MKRRDTGQPLSVADESSRGARAQVELARALAAVDDADRMTDFLADLCTPAELEALADRWSVVPLLADGVSYRQVHEQTGVSVTTVGRVARCLEHGTGGYRDVLAQTRAEALGHSRGAQPAHG; encoded by the coding sequence ATGAAGCGACGCGACACCGGCCAGCCCCTCAGCGTCGCTGACGAGTCGTCACGAGGTGCGCGGGCGCAGGTCGAGCTGGCGCGGGCCCTGGCAGCCGTCGACGACGCAGACCGGATGACGGACTTCCTGGCCGACCTGTGCACACCGGCAGAACTGGAGGCGCTCGCCGACCGGTGGAGCGTGGTGCCGCTGCTGGCCGACGGGGTGTCCTACCGCCAGGTGCACGAGCAGACCGGGGTCAGCGTCACCACCGTCGGACGAGTGGCCCGCTGCCTGGAGCACGGCACCGGTGGTTATCGCGACGTGCTCGCCCAGACCCGCGCGGAAGCCCTCGGGCATAGCCGCGGTGCGCAGCCGGCCCACGGCTGA
- the hisC gene encoding histidinol-phosphate transaminase: MTSSETPAKTRGRAAEPLQKLFPAHLIRADLQDFTGYSSARTSDDGPPAMIWLNANEASSASAVDPEGANRRYPDPQPAELVEALARTYAVSPDRVVVGRGSDEAIDLLVRTLCRPGSTDAVVQTSPTFGMYAVSARLQAVPVIDVPQRDLGASWEVDVAAVAHAARGAGARLVFLASPGNPTGAVVPLDQVADLAHALADTAVVVIDEAYQEFAGPPSATTLLPEHANLVVLRTLSKAHGLAGVRVGVALSHPDLATVLRRVQAPYPVPAPVAELAVSALSTSARRSVAARVAETRAGRERLVELLSADPRVRTVCGSEANFLLVRSPDVDALLTVLRGSGIVVRDMRHLLDDALRVTVGSPAEIDAVARALGRPAEGAPTASVQPPTDELHSRPDLTRPTTTPARGQHP, translated from the coding sequence ATGACGAGCAGCGAAACCCCTGCAAAAACACGGGGCCGGGCAGCAGAACCCCTGCAAAAATTGTTTCCGGCCCACCTGATCCGGGCGGACCTGCAGGACTTCACCGGCTACTCCTCCGCACGGACCAGCGACGACGGCCCGCCGGCCATGATCTGGCTCAACGCCAACGAGGCCTCCAGCGCCAGCGCCGTCGACCCGGAAGGCGCCAACCGCCGCTATCCCGATCCGCAGCCGGCCGAGCTGGTCGAGGCCCTGGCCCGGACCTATGCCGTCTCGCCCGACCGTGTCGTCGTCGGCCGGGGCAGCGACGAGGCCATCGACCTGCTGGTCCGCACCCTGTGCCGACCGGGCAGCACGGACGCGGTCGTGCAGACCTCACCGACCTTCGGGATGTATGCCGTCAGCGCCCGGCTGCAGGCCGTGCCGGTCATCGACGTCCCCCAGCGGGACCTCGGCGCCAGTTGGGAAGTTGACGTCGCCGCCGTCGCGCACGCCGCCCGCGGTGCGGGTGCCCGGCTGGTCTTCCTCGCCAGTCCCGGCAACCCCACGGGGGCCGTCGTCCCGCTGGATCAGGTCGCAGACCTGGCACACGCCCTGGCGGACACCGCGGTCGTCGTGATCGACGAGGCCTACCAGGAGTTCGCAGGCCCACCCAGCGCCACGACGCTGCTGCCAGAGCACGCCAACCTCGTGGTGCTCCGCACCCTGTCCAAGGCGCACGGCCTGGCAGGAGTGCGCGTCGGCGTCGCCCTGAGCCATCCCGACCTGGCCACGGTGCTGCGCCGGGTGCAGGCGCCCTATCCCGTCCCCGCCCCCGTCGCCGAACTGGCGGTCAGCGCCCTGTCCACCTCGGCCCGGCGCTCCGTCGCTGCTCGGGTCGCCGAGACCCGCGCCGGGCGCGAGCGCCTCGTCGAGCTCCTGAGTGCCGACCCGAGGGTGCGCACCGTCTGTGGCAGCGAGGCCAACTTCCTGCTCGTCCGCAGCCCCGACGTGGATGCGCTGCTGACCGTCCTGCGCGGCAGTGGCATCGTGGTGCGCGACATGCGACACCTCCTCGACGACGCCCTGCGCGTGACCGTGGGCTCGCCGGCGGAGATCGACGCAGTGGCACGCGCTCTTGGCCGGCCCGCTGAAGGGGCACCGACCGCCTCGGTGCAGCCACCGACCGACGAGCTCCACAGCAGACCTGATCTCACCCGACCAACCACCACACCAGCCCGAGGACAACACCCATGA
- the hisG gene encoding ATP phosphoribosyltransferase, with the protein MTPPATTRDRLRVAIQKSGRLAEPARDLLASCGLTWRESRDRLFCYGESLPVDLLLVRDDDIPGLIADGVCDLGIVGRNVLVENDLARQHDGGTSALKEWRQLGWGVCRLDIAINDDEQWTGPEQLAGQRIATSFPRTLSRWLSDKGVSAEVVTLSGSVEIAPRLGQADVVCDLVSTGGTLAANSLKPVETLLHSEAVIAGPVAALEDGREEIADLLLRRMDGALRLKETRLLMLRADRAVLTDVLQRLPAGGEPTILAVDGRDEVSVQLLCHNAVPWPRLEELKRAGAHTIMVLPVEGMLA; encoded by the coding sequence ATGACCCCGCCTGCCACCACCCGAGACCGCCTGCGCGTGGCGATCCAGAAGTCCGGCCGCCTGGCCGAGCCCGCCCGCGACCTGCTCGCCTCCTGCGGCCTGACCTGGCGGGAGAGCCGCGACCGGCTCTTCTGCTATGGCGAGTCCCTGCCCGTCGACCTACTGCTCGTGCGCGACGACGACATCCCCGGCCTGATCGCCGACGGCGTCTGTGACCTCGGGATCGTCGGGCGCAACGTGCTCGTCGAGAACGACCTGGCGCGGCAGCACGATGGTGGGACGAGCGCCTTGAAGGAGTGGCGTCAGCTGGGCTGGGGCGTGTGCCGGTTGGACATCGCGATCAACGACGACGAGCAGTGGACCGGCCCGGAGCAGCTGGCCGGGCAGCGCATCGCCACGAGCTTTCCGCGCACCCTCAGCCGGTGGCTGTCCGACAAGGGGGTCAGCGCTGAGGTGGTCACCCTCTCCGGCTCGGTCGAGATCGCCCCACGCCTCGGGCAGGCGGACGTGGTGTGCGACCTGGTCTCCACCGGCGGGACCCTGGCCGCGAACTCGCTGAAGCCGGTCGAGACCCTGCTGCACTCCGAGGCGGTCATCGCCGGGCCGGTCGCGGCGCTGGAGGACGGTCGTGAGGAGATCGCTGACCTGCTGCTGCGGCGGATGGACGGTGCCCTGCGCCTGAAGGAGACCCGCCTGCTGATGCTGCGTGCCGACCGCGCCGTCCTCACCGACGTGCTGCAGCGGCTGCCGGCCGGCGGCGAGCCGACGATCCTGGCCGTGGACGGTCGCGACGAGGTCTCGGTGCAGCTGCTGTGCCACAACGCCGTGCCGTGGCCGCGGCTGGAGGAGCTCAAGCGTGCCGGCGCACACACGATCATGGTGCTGCCGGTCGAGGGGATGCTGGCATGA
- the hisB gene encoding bifunctional histidinol-phosphatase/imidazoleglycerol-phosphate dehydratase HisB codes for MSTLRPVLFIDRDGTIIEEPEDCQIDSYEKLRLVPGVLPALTMLRDAGWDFVMVSNQNDLGGPNFPVETFQGPHDLLLHILESQGVTFKEVHVDPHPPGPNQPDTRKPGIGMVRHLLRDRTIDWDRSMMVGDRLSDREFGDNLGIKTFLLQSSMGQGGDEAVSWEQIAHVLANRPRVAVVDRNTSETRIHVEVDLDRTGDIEISTGLGFLDHMLDQLAKHGGFSMKVTCEGDLHIDEHHTTEDTALAIGQALDEALGDRRGIGRYGFTAPMDEAQASAALDLSGRPFLKFDCTFEREMVGDLPTEMVEHFWRSFAEALRATLHLGVTGDNAHHKIEVGFKAVARALRQAIAVEGTELPSTKGVL; via the coding sequence ATGAGCACCCTGCGCCCCGTCCTGTTCATCGACCGGGACGGCACGATCATCGAAGAACCCGAGGACTGCCAGATCGACTCCTACGAGAAGCTGCGCCTGGTGCCCGGGGTCCTGCCGGCCCTGACCATGCTGCGCGACGCCGGGTGGGACTTTGTGATGGTCTCCAACCAGAACGACCTCGGCGGCCCGAACTTCCCGGTCGAGACCTTCCAGGGCCCGCACGACCTGCTGCTGCACATCCTGGAGAGCCAGGGCGTCACCTTCAAGGAGGTGCACGTCGACCCGCACCCGCCAGGTCCGAACCAGCCGGACACCCGCAAGCCGGGCATCGGCATGGTGCGTCACCTGCTCAGGGACCGCACCATCGACTGGGACCGCTCGATGATGGTCGGCGACCGGCTCTCCGACCGGGAGTTCGGCGACAACCTCGGCATCAAGACCTTCCTGCTGCAGAGCTCGATGGGCCAGGGTGGCGACGAGGCGGTCAGCTGGGAGCAGATCGCCCACGTCCTGGCGAACCGTCCGCGGGTCGCGGTCGTCGACCGCAACACCTCCGAGACCAGGATCCACGTCGAGGTCGATCTGGACCGCACCGGCGACATCGAGATCTCCACCGGCCTGGGCTTCCTGGACCACATGCTCGACCAGCTCGCCAAGCACGGCGGCTTCTCGATGAAGGTCACCTGCGAGGGCGACCTGCACATTGACGAGCACCACACCACCGAGGACACGGCCCTGGCGATCGGCCAGGCCCTCGACGAGGCACTCGGCGACCGGCGCGGCATCGGCCGCTATGGCTTCACGGCGCCGATGGACGAGGCGCAGGCGAGCGCCGCTCTCGACCTGTCGGGTCGGCCGTTCCTGAAGTTCGACTGCACCTTCGAGCGCGAGATGGTCGGCGACCTGCCCACCGAGATGGTCGAGCACTTCTGGCGCTCTTTCGCCGAGGCCCTGCGGGCGACGCTGCACCTGGGCGTCACCGGAGACAACGCCCACCACAAGATCGAGGTGGGCTTCAAGGCCGTCGCCCGTGCGCTGCGCCAGGCGATCGCGGTGGAGGGCACCGAGCTGCCGTCGACCAAGGGGGTCCTGTGA
- the hisS gene encoding histidine--tRNA ligase has product MIKPRTAPGTLELLPTEQIAFQRMLDVIRSGYERFGFLPIETPAYEVTDVLLTKTGGETERQVLFVQSTGALEKAAANPAAGLPDLALRFDLTVPLARYVAEHEHQLTFPFRRYQMQRVYRGERPQRGRFREFYQCDIDIIGKDGLSSRHDAECPAVIHTIFTDLAIGPFTVQLNNRKLMRGYFEDLGLTDADLQVTVLREVDKLDKRGADAIRQTLVGEGLGLSEEAADAVLALVAVRSTSHQEALAHLDRVLGESRGSELLATGVAELREVLTVLRDLGVPESDYALNFSIARGLDYYTGTVYETTLDDHPEIGSVCSGGRYDDLAGQYTKSTLPGVGMSIGLSRLFWQLREAGLVQTAESTVQVLVPQLDEAHLPQCLALATDLRQGGINTEVVLDGGKLGKQLKYADRAGIRFVAILGEQEVGAGTVTIKDLRRQDQFSVARDEIVPALRVELAQPLDLPRDD; this is encoded by the coding sequence GTGATCAAGCCCCGCACCGCCCCCGGCACCCTCGAGCTCCTGCCCACCGAGCAGATCGCGTTCCAGCGCATGCTCGACGTGATCCGCAGCGGCTACGAGCGGTTCGGCTTCCTGCCGATCGAGACGCCGGCCTACGAGGTCACCGACGTGCTGCTGACCAAGACCGGCGGCGAGACGGAGCGGCAGGTGCTCTTCGTCCAGTCCACGGGAGCGCTGGAGAAGGCTGCAGCGAACCCCGCGGCGGGGCTGCCCGACCTCGCGCTGCGCTTCGACCTCACCGTGCCGCTCGCGCGCTATGTGGCCGAGCACGAGCACCAGCTCACCTTCCCGTTCCGTCGCTATCAGATGCAGCGCGTCTATCGCGGTGAGCGTCCCCAGCGGGGCCGGTTCCGGGAGTTCTATCAGTGCGACATCGACATCATCGGCAAGGACGGTCTCAGCTCACGCCACGACGCTGAGTGCCCGGCGGTGATCCACACGATCTTCACCGACCTGGCCATCGGCCCGTTCACGGTCCAGCTCAACAACCGCAAGCTGATGCGCGGCTACTTCGAGGACCTCGGGCTGACCGACGCAGACCTGCAGGTCACGGTCCTGCGTGAGGTCGACAAGCTGGACAAGCGCGGTGCGGACGCGATCCGCCAGACCCTCGTGGGCGAGGGCCTGGGGCTGTCGGAGGAGGCCGCGGACGCCGTCCTGGCCCTCGTCGCCGTCCGTTCCACCTCCCACCAGGAGGCGCTGGCGCACCTGGACCGGGTCCTGGGGGAGTCGCGCGGCTCGGAGCTGCTCGCGACGGGAGTCGCCGAGCTGCGTGAGGTGCTGACGGTGCTGCGTGACCTGGGTGTCCCCGAGAGCGACTACGCCCTAAACTTCTCGATCGCCCGCGGTCTGGACTACTACACGGGCACCGTCTATGAGACGACCCTGGATGACCACCCGGAGATCGGGTCGGTCTGCTCCGGCGGCCGCTACGACGACCTGGCGGGGCAGTACACCAAGTCCACGCTGCCCGGTGTCGGCATGTCGATCGGGCTCAGCCGCCTCTTCTGGCAGCTGCGCGAGGCCGGGCTGGTGCAGACCGCCGAGTCGACGGTGCAGGTGCTGGTGCCGCAGCTTGATGAGGCCCACCTGCCGCAGTGCCTGGCCCTGGCCACCGACCTGCGACAGGGCGGGATCAACACCGAGGTGGTCCTGGACGGCGGCAAGCTCGGCAAACAGCTGAAGTATGCCGATCGCGCCGGGATCCGCTTCGTCGCCATCCTGGGGGAGCAGGAGGTCGGGGCCGGCACGGTGACGATCAAGGACCTGCGTCGTCAGGACCAGTTCTCCGTCGCCCGCGACGAGATCGTGCCGGCGCTGCGCGTCGAGCTGGCGCAGCCCCTCGACCTGCCGCGCGACGACTGA
- a CDS encoding peptidylprolyl isomerase encodes MAEPSSSPQETAVSTTLSPAGADAGCGYAPAVPSGRQTQVEAPEAEITGTWQGAITTNCGIIEVELYGDKAPQTVGSFAHLAEHGYWEDSPCHRLTTQGIYVLQCGDPTGTGRGTPGYTFGIENAPEDGKYPPGTLAMARSQDPNSNGGQFFIVYNDTELPTQGGGYSIFGRVTSGMDIVDRVAEQGVDGGGADGPPAAPISILSVEVTQEKASE; translated from the coding sequence GTGGCCGAACCGTCCTCGTCCCCTCAGGAGACGGCCGTCTCCACCACACTGTCTCCGGCCGGCGCCGACGCCGGCTGTGGCTATGCGCCCGCCGTGCCCAGCGGCAGGCAGACCCAGGTGGAGGCGCCGGAGGCTGAGATCACCGGCACGTGGCAGGGTGCGATCACCACCAACTGCGGCATCATCGAGGTCGAGCTCTACGGCGACAAGGCACCCCAGACTGTCGGGTCCTTCGCGCACCTGGCCGAGCATGGCTACTGGGAGGACAGTCCCTGTCACCGACTGACGACGCAGGGGATCTATGTGCTGCAGTGCGGTGACCCGACCGGCACTGGACGGGGCACGCCGGGCTACACCTTCGGCATCGAGAACGCCCCCGAGGACGGCAAGTATCCACCCGGCACCCTTGCGATGGCGCGAAGCCAGGACCCCAACAGCAACGGCGGGCAGTTCTTCATCGTCTACAACGACACCGAGCTGCCGACGCAAGGTGGTGGATACAGCATCTTCGGTAGGGTCACTAGTGGAATGGACATCGTTGACCGCGTCGCCGAACAAGGCGTCGATGGCGGCGGTGCCGACGGGCCTCCCGCGGCACCGATCAGCATCCTCTCGGTCGAGGTCACACAGGAAAAGGCGTCAGAGTGA
- the hisH gene encoding imidazole glycerol phosphate synthase subunit HisH has protein sequence MRRPTIALVDSGGTNIASVRYALDRVGADARLTDDPDVIRAADRVILPGVGAAAAGMRRLHAAGLVEVLRDLEQPLLGVCLGMQLLFDRSAEDGGTTCLGLLAGEVVAITPRPGQRVPHMGWNELTSLREDPLTSGLADGTRAYFVHSYGAPVTGDTVMTTDHCGTWSAVVRSGNHWGAQFHPERSATAGLRLLTNFVLEVSP, from the coding sequence ATGAGGCGACCGACGATCGCGCTGGTCGACTCCGGCGGGACCAACATCGCCTCGGTGCGCTACGCCCTGGACCGGGTCGGTGCCGACGCGCGGTTGACCGACGACCCTGACGTCATCCGCGCTGCCGACCGGGTGATCCTGCCCGGTGTCGGGGCGGCCGCGGCCGGCATGCGCCGGCTGCACGCCGCCGGTCTGGTCGAGGTGCTGCGCGACCTGGAGCAGCCGCTGCTCGGCGTGTGCCTGGGCATGCAGCTGCTCTTCGACCGCTCTGCCGAGGACGGCGGGACGACGTGTCTGGGTCTGCTGGCCGGCGAGGTGGTCGCGATCACGCCCCGCCCCGGCCAGCGCGTGCCGCACATGGGTTGGAACGAGCTGACCTCCCTGCGCGAGGACCCGTTGACCAGCGGGCTGGCCGACGGCACGCGCGCCTATTTTGTGCACAGCTATGGTGCGCCTGTGACCGGGGACACCGTGATGACCACCGACCACTGCGGGACCTGGAGTGCCGTCGTCCGCAGTGGCAACCACTGGGGTGCGCAGTTCCACCCCGAGAGGTCGGCTACCGCAGGCCTGCGGCTGCTGACAAACTTTGTCCTGGAGGTGTCGCCATGA
- a CDS encoding MBL fold metallo-hydrolase — protein sequence MLVKRIEAAAFGTNCYVVAPESGQECVIVDPGVGVEAHLAEVLADSGLRPAAVLLTHGHLDHTYSVTPVCAGTTAAYIHEDDRYRLRDPLSSTSPALLNMLEQQFGTRASWSEPDTVVDVRGGQVLQLAGLTLGISHAPGHTEGSVLFDLAGVPSGIDADVDRTVLTGDVLFAGSIGRTDLPGGDHGAMQRSLRDVILPLSDTSLVLPGHGPATTIAHERVTNPYLTSLR from the coding sequence GTGTTGGTGAAGCGGATTGAGGCGGCGGCCTTCGGGACCAATTGCTACGTCGTGGCGCCGGAGTCGGGACAGGAGTGCGTCATCGTCGACCCCGGCGTGGGTGTCGAGGCACACCTGGCAGAGGTGCTCGCGGACAGCGGGTTGCGCCCGGCCGCGGTCCTGCTCACCCACGGTCACCTCGACCACACCTACTCCGTCACGCCGGTCTGTGCGGGGACGACGGCCGCCTACATCCACGAGGATGACCGCTATCGCCTCCGCGACCCGCTGTCCAGCACGAGCCCGGCGCTGCTCAACATGCTGGAGCAGCAGTTCGGCACCCGCGCCTCGTGGAGCGAGCCCGACACCGTCGTGGACGTCAGGGGAGGGCAGGTCCTCCAGCTGGCTGGGCTGACCCTCGGCATCTCCCACGCCCCCGGTCACACGGAGGGGTCCGTCCTCTTCGACCTGGCCGGGGTCCCGAGCGGCATCGACGCGGACGTCGACCGCACGGTCCTCACCGGTGACGTCCTTTTTGCGGGGTCCATCGGGCGCACCGACCTCCCGGGCGGCGACCACGGTGCGATGCAGCGCTCCCTGCGTGACGTCATACTCCCGCTGTCCGACACCAGCCTGGTGCTGCCCGGTCACGGGCCAGCCACCACGATCGCCCACGAGCGGGTGACCAACCCCTATCTGACCTCGCTGCGCTGA
- a CDS encoding DUF349 domain-containing protein encodes MSEHTQGTPATPDEPSVAPDETTPETAPADQAAESSGAEVAASVPSPDPSAVPVPGLPEPVEPTPEPQPEPGQPDPAPSPVPDPVEPATETAPEPTPEPAPETAPEPAAETSGAEVAASVPSPDPSTVPVPGLPEPVEPTPEPQPEPGQPDPAPSPVPDPIDPTPEPAAEPAPETTPEPAGETSGAEVAESVPSPDPSTVPVPGLPEPVEPTPEPQPEPGQPDPAPSPVPDPVDPTPEPDPLASVPDTATPEVVSEPAAEASSEAEPAPEPAAVAAPEPAAEAAPEPAPVATPEPATEAAPEPAATPPSPVPTPKPGPPVPSPAALAGRRPAARPVVPVMPPPAAMSDSVKFGRVGDDGTVFVKDGEQERAVGSYPEASHEEALAYFARKYDELTANAGLLQQRLGQTDLSAHEAREALKTLRDQIGEANVVGDLPALREAVDQIEVAVKDRQRAETEARTQAKAEATVTREALVAEAEKLAAADVHQVQWKTASARMRGMLDEWRGLQKKGPKLDKDVENALWQRLSSARSTFDKSRKGFFSELDTQHTEAKRAKEKLVAEAEALSTSKDWGSTAGAFKRLMQDWRRAGRAQRADDDALWERFKTAQDAFFNAKDEVVAAENEEFKANLVVKEDLLKEAESLVPVKDLTSAKAQLRAIQDRWDEAGKVPREDMSRVEGRLRKVEQAVRDLDDAKWTRTNPELNARAQSMVEQLERAVQGLEQDLAAAQASGDDTKIQQAQAALDARREWLDSARGGVSEFGG; translated from the coding sequence GTGAGCGAGCACACGCAGGGAACCCCAGCCACACCGGACGAGCCCTCGGTGGCTCCGGACGAGACGACACCCGAGACGGCACCCGCAGACCAGGCAGCCGAGAGCAGCGGTGCCGAGGTGGCGGCGTCAGTGCCCAGCCCCGACCCGTCGGCCGTCCCGGTCCCCGGTCTGCCGGAGCCGGTCGAGCCGACACCTGAACCTCAGCCCGAGCCGGGTCAGCCGGACCCAGCACCCTCCCCAGTCCCCGACCCCGTCGAGCCGGCCACCGAGACAGCACCCGAGCCCACACCAGAGCCGGCCCCTGAGACAGCACCCGAACCCGCAGCCGAGACGAGCGGTGCCGAGGTGGCGGCGTCAGTGCCCAGCCCCGACCCGTCGACCGTCCCGGTCCCCGGTCTGCCAGAGCCGGTCGAGCCGACACCTGAACCTCAGCCCGAGCCGGGCCAGCCGGACCCAGCACCGTCCCCAGTCCCCGACCCCATCGACCCGACCCCCGAGCCCGCAGCCGAGCCGGCCCCTGAGACAACACCCGAACCCGCAGGAGAGACGAGCGGTGCGGAGGTGGCGGAGTCAGTGCCCAGCCCCGACCCGTCGACCGTCCCGGTCCCCGGTCTGCCAGAGCCCGTCGAGCCGACACCTGAACCTCAGCCCGAGCCGGGCCAGCCGGACCCAGCACCGTCCCCAGTCCCCGACCCCGTCGACCCGACCCCCGAGCCCGACCCGCTCGCGTCAGTCCCGGACACAGCGACTCCTGAGGTCGTGTCGGAGCCCGCTGCTGAGGCGTCGTCGGAGGCCGAGCCTGCCCCCGAGCCCGCAGCTGTGGCCGCACCGGAGCCGGCCGCTGAGGCAGCGCCCGAGCCCGCCCCCGTGGCCACACCAGAGCCGGCAACTGAGGCAGCCCCCGAGCCCGCAGCCACTCCCCCGAGCCCGGTTCCGACGCCGAAGCCGGGTCCGCCCGTGCCATCACCCGCGGCCCTCGCAGGCCGCCGGCCGGCAGCGCGTCCTGTCGTGCCGGTCATGCCGCCCCCAGCGGCCATGTCCGACTCGGTAAAGTTCGGCCGGGTGGGCGACGACGGCACGGTCTTCGTCAAGGACGGTGAGCAGGAGCGTGCCGTCGGGTCCTACCCCGAGGCCAGCCACGAGGAGGCATTAGCCTACTTCGCCCGCAAGTATGACGAGCTGACCGCCAACGCCGGCCTGCTCCAGCAGCGTCTGGGGCAGACCGACCTCTCCGCCCACGAGGCGCGCGAGGCGCTGAAGACGCTCCGAGACCAGATCGGTGAGGCCAACGTCGTCGGCGACCTGCCGGCGCTGCGCGAGGCCGTGGACCAGATCGAGGTCGCGGTCAAGGACCGCCAGCGCGCCGAGACCGAGGCACGCACCCAGGCCAAGGCTGAGGCCACCGTGACCCGCGAGGCGCTCGTCGCCGAGGCCGAGAAGCTCGCCGCCGCCGACGTCCACCAGGTGCAGTGGAAGACCGCCAGCGCACGGATGCGCGGCATGCTCGACGAGTGGCGCGGCCTGCAGAAGAAGGGCCCCAAGCTCGACAAGGACGTCGAGAACGCCCTCTGGCAGCGGCTGAGCTCGGCCCGCAGCACCTTCGACAAGTCGCGCAAGGGCTTCTTCAGCGAGCTCGACACCCAGCACACCGAAGCCAAGCGGGCCAAGGAGAAGCTGGTCGCTGAGGCCGAGGCACTCTCCACCAGCAAGGACTGGGGCTCCACCGCCGGTGCCTTCAAGCGGCTGATGCAGGACTGGCGTCGCGCCGGTCGTGCCCAGCGTGCGGACGACGACGCCCTGTGGGAGCGCTTCAAGACTGCCCAGGACGCCTTCTTCAACGCCAAGGACGAGGTGGTGGCCGCCGAGAACGAAGAGTTCAAGGCCAACCTGGTCGTCAAGGAGGACCTCCTCAAGGAGGCCGAGTCGCTGGTCCCGGTCAAGGACCTGACCTCGGCCAAGGCCCAGCTGCGGGCCATCCAGGACCGCTGGGACGAGGCCGGCAAGGTGCCCCGCGAGGACATGTCCCGCGTGGAGGGTCGCCTCCGCAAGGTCGAGCAGGCCGTCCGCGACCTCGACGACGCCAAGTGGACCCGCACCAACCCCGAGCTCAACGCCCGTGCCCAGTCGATGGTCGAGCAGCTCGAGCGCGCGGTGCAGGGCCTCGAGCAGGACCTCGCCGCGGCGCAGGCCTCCGGCGACGACACGAAGATCCAGCAGGCCCAGGCCGCGCTCGACGCGCGCCGCGAGTGGTTGGACTCTGCCCGGGGCGGCGTCTCCGAGTTCGGCGGCTGA